The Microbacterium horticulturae genome has a window encoding:
- a CDS encoding glycoside hydrolase family 13 protein translates to MTSTALDAAHALPTSPGAEWWRSAVIYQIYPRSFADSNGDGMGDLPGITAHLADLADLGIDAVWLSPFMTSPQKDAGYDVADYCDVDPLFGTLADFDAMLAEAHARGIRLIVDLVPNHSSDQHVWFQQALAAAPGSPERARYLFRDGRGEHGELPPNNWQSVFGGPAWTRVTEPDGTPGQWYLHLFDSSQPDFDWTNPEVHAEFRRILRFWLDRGVDGFRVDVAHGLMKKEGLPDFMPAEDAGSMGGDSVGVPYWGQPEVHDVYREWHGVLAEYDGDRALCAEAWMPTVAEIAMWVRSDEMHQAFNFGYLMTEWDAAKLRDVIVESLREYHAVGAPSTWVLSNHDVIRHASRLALTADSPQGDGIGPNSPGKPDPVIGLRRARGATTLMLALPGSAYVYQGEELGLPEVIEIPDEARQDPTWFRTNHERYGRDGCRVPLPWVGDAPAYGFNTTGASWLPQPPEWARLARDVEAEDAASTLSLYTTLLTERRARGLGTGTLKWVEGYDAEVVAFRNGNVTVIANLGSEPVALPAGSVIVASGPLADASLPTDTTVWVQTD, encoded by the coding sequence ATGACTTCGACCGCGCTCGACGCCGCGCACGCTCTGCCCACGTCCCCCGGAGCAGAGTGGTGGCGCTCCGCCGTCATCTACCAGATCTATCCGCGTTCGTTCGCCGACAGCAACGGCGACGGCATGGGCGATCTGCCCGGCATCACGGCGCACCTCGCCGACCTCGCCGACCTCGGCATCGACGCGGTATGGCTGAGTCCGTTCATGACGAGCCCGCAGAAGGACGCCGGCTATGACGTCGCCGACTACTGCGACGTCGACCCGCTCTTCGGCACCCTGGCCGACTTCGACGCGATGCTGGCCGAAGCGCACGCCCGCGGCATCCGGCTCATCGTCGACCTGGTGCCCAACCACTCCTCCGACCAGCACGTCTGGTTCCAGCAGGCGCTGGCCGCTGCGCCCGGCAGCCCCGAACGCGCCCGGTACCTGTTCCGCGACGGACGCGGCGAGCACGGCGAGCTGCCCCCGAACAACTGGCAGTCGGTGTTCGGCGGCCCCGCGTGGACCCGCGTCACCGAACCCGATGGCACGCCGGGCCAGTGGTACCTGCACCTGTTCGACTCGTCGCAGCCGGACTTCGACTGGACCAACCCCGAGGTCCACGCCGAGTTCCGCCGCATCCTGCGCTTCTGGCTGGACCGGGGCGTCGACGGCTTCCGCGTCGACGTCGCGCACGGCCTCATGAAGAAGGAGGGGCTGCCCGACTTCATGCCCGCCGAGGACGCGGGCTCGATGGGCGGCGACTCGGTCGGCGTGCCGTACTGGGGCCAGCCCGAGGTGCACGATGTATACCGCGAATGGCATGGAGTGCTGGCGGAGTACGACGGCGACCGCGCGCTGTGCGCCGAGGCATGGATGCCGACCGTCGCCGAGATTGCGATGTGGGTGCGCTCCGACGAGATGCACCAGGCCTTCAACTTCGGGTACCTGATGACGGAGTGGGATGCCGCGAAGCTCCGCGACGTCATCGTCGAGTCCCTCCGCGAGTATCACGCCGTGGGCGCGCCGAGCACCTGGGTCCTCTCGAACCACGACGTCATCCGGCATGCGTCGCGTCTCGCACTGACCGCCGACAGCCCGCAGGGCGATGGCATCGGTCCGAACTCCCCCGGCAAGCCCGACCCGGTCATCGGCCTGCGTCGCGCGCGCGGCGCGACGACGCTCATGCTGGCGCTGCCCGGCTCGGCGTACGTCTACCAGGGCGAAGAGCTCGGGCTGCCCGAGGTCATCGAGATCCCCGACGAGGCGCGGCAGGACCCGACCTGGTTCCGCACCAACCACGAGCGTTACGGCCGCGACGGCTGCCGCGTGCCGCTGCCCTGGGTCGGCGACGCTCCGGCATACGGCTTCAACACCACCGGTGCCTCATGGCTGCCGCAGCCACCCGAGTGGGCGCGGCTCGCGCGCGACGTGGAGGCGGAGGATGCGGCATCCACCCTCTCGCTCTACACGACGCTGCTGACCGAACGTCGCGCCCGCGGCCTGGGAACCGGCACACTGAAGTGGGTCGAGGGATACGACGCCGAGGTCGTGGCATTCCGCAACGGGAATGTCACGGTCATCGCGAACCTGGGCTCTGAGCCGGTGGCGTTGCCGGCGGGATCCGTGATCGTGGCGAGCGGACCGCTCGCCGACGCCAGCCTGCCCACCGACACCACCGTGTGGGTGCAGACCGACTGA
- a CDS encoding adenine phosphoribosyltransferase has product MPDDRLTRAESLIRSIPDYPEPGVLFRDITPLLADADALRATIDAMIEPFAGTFDVVAGIEARGFLLAGAVAIAAGVGLVPIRKAGKLPRPAASVDYALEYGTATIEAHDDIRPGMRLLLVDDVLATGGTLQAAHTLVRELGGEVVGTSVLMELEALGGRAVVGDVHTIFRA; this is encoded by the coding sequence GTGCCCGACGACAGACTGACCCGTGCCGAGAGCTTGATCCGCAGCATCCCGGACTATCCCGAACCCGGCGTGCTCTTTCGCGACATCACCCCGCTGCTGGCCGACGCCGACGCTCTGCGCGCGACGATCGACGCCATGATCGAACCGTTCGCCGGCACGTTCGACGTCGTCGCGGGGATCGAGGCACGCGGGTTCCTGCTCGCGGGTGCCGTCGCGATCGCGGCGGGGGTCGGGCTGGTGCCGATCCGCAAGGCCGGCAAGCTGCCGCGGCCGGCGGCATCCGTCGACTACGCCCTCGAGTACGGCACGGCCACGATCGAGGCGCATGACGACATCCGGCCGGGAATGCGCCTGCTGCTCGTCGACGACGTTCTCGCGACCGGCGGCACGCTGCAGGCAGCGCACACGCTCGTGCGCGAGCTGGGCGGCGAGGTCGTGGGCACGTCGGTGCTCATGGAGCTCGAAGCGCTCGGCGGGCGTGCGGTCGTCGGCGACGTGCACACGATCTTCCGCGCCTAG